The Symphalangus syndactylus isolate Jambi chromosome 23, NHGRI_mSymSyn1-v2.1_pri, whole genome shotgun sequence genome has a window encoding:
- the H2BC11 gene encoding histone H2B type 1-J produces MPEPAKSAPAPKKGSKKAVTKAQKKDGKKRKRSRKESYSIYVYKVLKQVHPDTGISSKAMGIMNSFVNDIFERIAGEASRLAHYNKRSTITSREIQTAVRLLLPGELAKHAVSEGTKAVTKYTSAK; encoded by the coding sequence ATGCCAGAGCCAGCGAAGTCTGCTCCCGCCCCGAAAAAGGGCTCTAAGAAGGCGGTGACTAAGGCGCAGAAGAAGGACGGCAAGAAGCGCAAGCGCAGCCGCAAGGAGAGCTATTCCATCTACGTGTACAAGGTGCTAAAGCAGGTCCACCCCGACACCGGCATTTCGTCCAAGGCCATGGGCATCATGAATTCGTTTGTGAACGACATTTTCGAGCGCATTGCAGGTGAGGCTTCCCGCCTGGCGCATTACAACAAGCGCTCGACCATCACCTCCAGGGAGATCCAGACGGCTGTGCGCCTTCTGCTGCCCGGGGAGTTGGCCAAGCACGCCGTGTCCGAGGGCACCAAGGCCGTCACCAAGTACACCAGCGCTAAGTAA
- the H2AC11 gene encoding histone H2A type 1 has product MSGRGKQGGKARAKAKTRSSRAGLQFPVGRVHRLLRKGNYAERVGAGAPVYLAAVLEYLTAEILELAGNAARDNKKTRIIPRHLQLAIRNDEELNKLLGKVTIAQGGVLPNIQAVLLPKKTESHHKAKGK; this is encoded by the coding sequence ATGTCTGGACGTGGCAAGCAGGGAGGCAAAGCTCGCGCTAAGGCCAAGACCCGCTCTTCTAGGGCTGGTCTCCAGTTCCCCGTGGGCCGAGTGCACCGCCTGCTCCGCAAAGGCAACTATGCCGAGCGGGTCGGGGCGGGCGCGCCGGTGTATCTGGCAGCGGTGCTGGAATATCTGACCGCCGAGATCCTGGAACTGGCGGGCAACGCGGCCCGCGACAACAAGAAGACCCGCATCATCCCGCGTCACCTCCAGCTGGCCATCCGCAACGACGAGGAGCTCAACAAGCTGCTGGGCAAAGTCACCATCGCACAGGGCGGTGTCCTGCCCAACATTCAGGCAGTGCTGCTGCCCAAGAAAACTGAGAGCCACCACAAGGCGAAGGGCAAGTAA